The sequence TGCGGGTCCTGATCGGGACCGACCGGGATGACCGTCGGCTTCGGCTCGTCCAGCTGGGGGTAGAGGATGTCAGCGGCCTGCGTGACGACGCTCTGCATGTGCGAGACGTCGGTCTCCCCGGAGAAGCCGTAGATGGCCTCGAACTCGGAGAAGTTGGCCTCGATCCCCAGTTCGAACGCGAGGTCCTGCAGACGGCGGTTGGTCGACTGCCGGTAGATGGTCCCCTCCTCGGGGTCGAACCCGAACGCCAAAAGCGAGAGGAGGTAGTCCTCGGCGTGCTCGTCGATCTCCATCCAGGAGAGCCCGCGGGCGGAGTGGGCCTCCAGGTCCGCGATGAGCGCGTAGGTGTCCCCGCCCCGCCGCTGATGCCAGATGAGTTCGTCGAAGACGAGTTTGTGGCCGATGTGTGGGTCACCGGTCGGCATGAACCCCGAGAGGGCCGCGAACGGTTCGTCTGCGGCCATCGCCTCGACGACGCGCCGGTAGTCGCGGTGGCCGAAAATGATCGCCCGTCGCATCAGGTAGTGGGGGCTCGGCACGTCGGGCAGTACCTCGTCGAACGCCTCGATGCCGAACTCCTCGAAGAGGGAGCGATAGTCCTCGATGGTCGAGGAGCCCCACGGGTCGATGGCGAGGTCGTCGGCGCCAGCGGCGGGGTCGTCGGTGTGGGTGTCTGTGTCCTGGGTCATGGTACTCAGGGCGTGAGCCTGGAGACCGCACGCCACCGTATCGTATCCTCGTTGGCCGCGTCGAGCGCAAAAACCATTCGCTTCCGGACACCGTGGGCGAGTCGGACGTCGAGGGCGAGGTCCCGCGGGGCGAACCGGGTATCGGCCGGCACGACACGCACCAGGAGTTCCGAGTGGCCCAGATCGTCCGCCGACGTCACCTCGCGGTAGACCCGGAAATCGGCGCCGAACTTGAAGCCGGTCTTCGGAACCGCCCCGCGGTCGCGGAGCGCGGAGTACGCCCGCAGTCGCCGGTCGAACCGGTCGCCCTCGACGCTGCGCCCGTGTTCGACGAGCGTCTCGACGCCACCCTCGTCCGGCAGTGTGAGCAGCCCCCGGGCAGCCAGGTAGGCACCCTCGACCAAAGACAGGTGGAGTGCCTCGTAGGCCGCGGCTCGCCCCTCCAGAGGCTTGCCGTAGAATGCCCGGTCGTGCAGGATTGACGGCGGATCCCAGACGACGACCCGGTCGTCGAGGAGCGCTCCGGCCACGGGCTCGTCCCATTCGACGTGGGTGGTCCCCCCGGGTTCGACCGACGAGACCGCGAGATACGTGAGATCGCCCTCCTCGTCGACGACCGCCACGACCTGATCGTCGAGGGAGCGGGCAGCGACGTCCGCCCGCTCGCCGACGACCCGCACGCGGTGGGCGACCTCGCCGTCCCCCGGACCCTTGCCCCTGGGGTACACGATCAGGTCCACGCCCTCGGGATCGTCGACCCATCCCTCGCGGGCGGGCGAGAGGTAAAATCCCCGGTCGCGCAAGTCGAGGTAGACCAGAAAGCGCGGCCCGAATCCGGCCGGTCGGGTAGTGATGAACGACCGGAAGTCCATCCCCTCGACGGTCTCGAGGTCTCCACGATAGAGCAGGTGTGCGGCCTCGACGGGGGCAAGAGCGATGCGATTGCCCTCCAGCGGTCGGCCGTAGCCGCGCGCATCGTGAAACCGCTGCCGGGCATCACCGCCGACCCGAATCTCGTCACCGTGCACCTCGGCGTCCATTGCGGGGACCTGTGGTCTGCGAAGTCATCAATGTGCCCCTGTCAGCTCGCAGGACGGGTCGAGACACCGCGGCCCGTCGGCCGTCTCGAACGTCGGCAGCCCGCACTCGCAGGGATCGGAGACGATACCACTCGGGACGACGTGCGAACGGCCACACTCCTCGCAGGTGGCCCGAAGCCCGCGATCCCGCTCGATGTCGAGGGGAGTTCCGCAACCGGGGCAGGTCCACTCGCCCGCGAAGCGCTCGCGAACCACGTCGTCCAGGGACTCGCAGTCGCGGTCGAGACACACCTCGAAGTGGTCCCCCCGCT is a genomic window of Halanaeroarchaeum sulfurireducens containing:
- the endA gene encoding tRNA-intron lyase, whose translation is MDAEVHGDEIRVGGDARQRFHDARGYGRPLEGNRIALAPVEAAHLLYRGDLETVEGMDFRSFITTRPAGFGPRFLVYLDLRDRGFYLSPAREGWVDDPEGVDLIVYPRGKGPGDGEVAHRVRVVGERADVAARSLDDQVVAVVDEEGDLTYLAVSSVEPGGTTHVEWDEPVAGALLDDRVVVWDPPSILHDRAFYGKPLEGRAAAYEALHLSLVEGAYLAARGLLTLPDEGGVETLVEHGRSVEGDRFDRRLRAYSALRDRGAVPKTGFKFGADFRVYREVTSADDLGHSELLVRVVPADTRFAPRDLALDVRLAHGVRKRMVFALDAANEDTIRWRAVSRLTP